The following proteins come from a genomic window of Tepidisphaeraceae bacterium:
- a CDS encoding transporter yields MTQHGRYIGLALLALVHATAVGQTTQDLHDDHDDHGQHGHDHTHDHDHAHGDGHRHRPAGTGAHDHAGHAHPGVGLSHPIVIESPLPETKLRVNYSFADTGEGVEHVAELEGEYAFTQNFSIEAVVPYAFVNPEEGPSENGLADAILAFKFASYAWVDSNLLPAVGLEVILPTGDDESGIGSDHIVELEPFARLGYWNEKFEIIGSVGVGIPLNQTSEERDEEDFALAYGVSTLYHVAPSLQALIEVHGESVFGAEDVAALYVSPGVTFQPFDDKSINFGAGITLPITDDRDFDYAINLMSILHF; encoded by the coding sequence ATGACCCAACACGGACGCTACATCGGATTGGCCCTCCTCGCGCTCGTTCACGCCACCGCCGTCGGGCAGACGACGCAAGACCTGCACGACGACCACGACGATCACGGTCAGCACGGCCACGATCACACGCACGATCACGACCATGCCCACGGCGACGGCCATCGCCATCGGCCGGCGGGTACGGGGGCACACGACCACGCGGGGCACGCGCATCCCGGTGTGGGGCTGAGCCACCCGATCGTCATCGAGTCGCCGTTGCCCGAGACGAAGCTGCGCGTGAACTACAGCTTCGCCGACACCGGCGAGGGTGTCGAACACGTGGCCGAGCTGGAAGGGGAGTACGCCTTCACGCAAAACTTCAGCATCGAAGCGGTTGTGCCGTACGCGTTCGTGAACCCGGAAGAGGGCCCATCGGAAAACGGCTTGGCCGACGCCATCCTGGCGTTCAAGTTCGCTTCCTATGCCTGGGTGGACAGCAACCTGCTGCCGGCCGTCGGGCTGGAGGTCATCCTGCCGACCGGTGACGACGAGTCCGGCATCGGCAGCGACCACATCGTTGAACTGGAGCCCTTCGCGCGCTTGGGCTACTGGAACGAAAAGTTCGAGATCATCGGATCGGTCGGCGTCGGCATCCCGCTGAACCAGACCAGCGAGGAACGCGACGAGGAAGACTTCGCGCTCGCCTACGGCGTCTCCACGCTCTACCACGTCGCCCCCAGCCTTCAGGCCCTCATCGAAGTGCACGGCGAATCCGTCTTCGGCGCCGAAGACGTGGCGGCCCTCTACGTCAGCCCCGGCGTGACGTTCCAACCCTTCGATGACAAGAGCATCAACTTCGGGGCCGGCATCACCCTGCCCATCACCGACGACCGCGACTTCGATTACGCGATCAACCTGATGTCGATCCTGCACTTCTGA